In one window of Henckelia pumila isolate YLH828 chromosome 1, ASM3356847v2, whole genome shotgun sequence DNA:
- the LOC140874547 gene encoding uncharacterized protein yields the protein MKRIFLKKYFPASRAANIRKEIYGCKQHMGESLHEYWERFKKLCASYPQHQISGNLLIQYCYEGLLSHNRSMLDAASGGVFVDKTLVQARNLIENMAANSQQFGTNTSDPAPRKRNGQISKVCGTCTQVGHATDMCPTLQEGYAEQVNAAGGFPGPPQQKYDPYSNMYNPGWRDYPNLRYGNPQANPPGPQAPQHNQSYRPPYAPPQCPQIPTPGESLENIVQNLATNTLAFQQDTRTSIQNLNTQMGQLAAAIRKLEAQNSSRLPSQTVVNPKENVSAITFRSGKELQIQDGLVKEPAEIEGDKEAKVEENEPIPKEAPRALKDSRKNEGIKELYETFCRCEVNIPLLDAIKQISAVIQRKVPTKCKDPGMFSIPCKIGDVQLDTAMLDLGASINVMPYYVYASLNLGSLNETDIVIQMADRSTIFPRGLLEDVLVQVGELVFSADFYILDMKNNELNNPILLGRPFLKTSKSIIDVDNGTLTMKFDGKIAKFNIFDALKNPVCESVVNILATPAEISIAKIFVSDMQAPKTATKYPPDNAKRMPMRKEK from the exons ATGAAGAGGATATTTTTAAAGAAGTACTTTCCAGCTTCTAGAGCAGCAAACATCCGGAAAGAAATTTATGGGTGCAAACAGCATATGGGAGAGTCACTGCACGAGTATTGGGAGCGCTTCAAGAAACTTTGCGCCAGCTAtccgcagcaccagataagtgGAAATTTACTAATTCAATACTGTTATGAAGGATTGTTGTCTCATAACAGGAGTATGCTGGATGCggctagtggaggagtttttgtggacaaaactctGGTGCAAGCAAGAAATTTaatagagaatatggctgccaattctcagcaatttggcaccaacacaAGTGATCCTGCACCCAGGAAAA ggaatggacaaattTCTAAGGTATGTGGAACTTGTACTCAAGTgggacatgcaactgacatgtgtcccactctTCAAGAGGGATATGCAGAACAAGTCAATGCAGCTGGAGGATTTCCAGGACCACCTCAACAGAAGTATGATCCTTACTCCAACATGTACAATCCAGGTTGGAGGGATTATCCGAACCTCAGATACGGAAATCCACAAGCGAATCCACCTGGACCTCAAGCACCACAGCACAATCAATCTTATAGGCCGCCATACGCTCCACCACAGTGCCCTCAGATTCCTACGCCAGGTGAGTCTCTTGAAAACATAGTTCAGAATCTTGCCACTAATACTTTGGCTTTTCAACAGGACACTCGGACGAGcatccaaaacttaaatacCCAAATGGGCCAGCTCGCTGCAGCAATTAGAAAGTTGGAAGCACAAAATTCCAGCCGTTTACCTTCACAAACAGTGGTGAATCCGAAGGAGAACGTGAGTGCTATTACTTTCAGGAGTGGAAAGGAGCTACAGATTCAAGATGGATTGGTCAAAGAACCAGCAGAGATTGAAGGGGACAAAGAAGCTaaggtggaggagaatgagCCCATTCCTAAAGAAGCACCGAGAG ctttAAAGGACTCTAGGAAAAATGAGGGGATTAAGGAGCTCTATGAAACTTTTTGTAGATGCGAGGTAAACATTCCactgttagatgctattaagcaa aTCTCTGCCGTTATTCAAAGAAAGGTacctacaaaatgcaaggacccaGGCATGTTCTCGATTCCATGTAAAATAGGAGATGTTCAGCTTGATACAGCCATGCTAGATTTAGGAGCGTCGATTAATGTCATGCCATACTAtgtttatgcttccttaaatcTTGGGTCTTTGAATGAAACTGATATTGTTATCCAAATGGCTGATCGATCTACTATTTTCCCGAGGGGTTTATTAGAAGATGTCCTAGTGCAAGTTGGCGAATTGGTCTTCTCGGCTGATTTTTATATTCTTGACATGAAAAACAATGAATTGAATAATCCTATTTTATTAGgaagaccattcttgaaaacttctAAGTCTATAATAGATGTTGATAACGGTACTCTCACTATGAAATTCGATGGGAAAATtgccaaatttaatatttttgatgccCTGAAAAATCCTGtttgtgaaagtgttgttaatatACTTGCAACGCCGGCTGAAATTTCCATTGCTAAAATTTTTGTCTCTGATATGCAGGCACCAAAAACTGCGACAAAATATCCTCCTGATAACGCGAAAAGGATGCCCATGAGAAAAGAGAAATGA